The genomic window AACCGCCAGCGACGGCATTCCCGGCTGGGGAATCGCTCGCCCGCGGCATTTGCCCAACGGTGGGCCCGTCAACAGTCGGCGGCGTGAGACTGTCATTCATGGCGTCCACTCTTGACAACCGGGGTCACCATGCGAGTAAGCCATCAAACGCTCTATCAGTGGATTGCGCAGGATCGCACCAGTGGTGGCAGATGGTATCGCTGTCTTCGGCAGTTCCGTCGTCAGCGCCGCAAGCGCTATGGGAGCGGGCCGCGCACCCCTCGTTTCACCGGTCGAGTCAGTCTGGCAGAGCGCCCCGCTATCGTGGCCCGTCGTGGCCGGTTTGGGGATTGGGAAGGGGATACCGTAGTGGGACGAGGCCACTCGGCGGCGGTCGCCACCCATGTGGAGCGGAGGAGTCGCGTTCTACTTGCGGCGACAGTCCCGCGCCGCACCGCTGCCGTTGTGACCCAGGCGACCCACCGTCTGTTTCGATCCCTCCCGACACAACTCCTGAAAACCCTCACGGTCGATAATGGCAGTGAGTGGGGAGCGTTCCAAGATCTCCAACGTGTCTTGCCCCTACGTGTGTACTTCGCGGCTCCCTATGCGGCCTGGGAACGCGGGACCAACGAGAATACCAATGGGTTGTTGCGGGACTATTTCCCTAAACACACGGACTTTTCCCGCGTCCCGCCCGCACACCTTGCGAACGTTGTCCGGTCCCTCAATAATAGACCCCGGAAATGTCTGGCCTATCGAACACCAGCGGAAGTGCTCCGCGCTCGCTTTGGTGTTGCGCTTCGGATTTGAATTCAAGCTCCGTTTATACACAAATTAGGGTCAGATCTTGAATCGTGCATCATTCTCACCTGCAGCATCTCCCGTGACATAGTGCAGGCATCTCACTGAGCTACTGTACGTGAAGTCGCTGAGTCCGCCAACAGGTCTCCAGGAATTTGTTGAACATCATCGACACCGTAAGGCGAGCCGACGTTGGAGTTGGTTCGAACTGGCTCCGAGCAGCAAGTAGCAGTAAGAACTGTGTCAGGGTCTCGAATGCACAGTTCAAGATCTGACCCTGTTACTGCTGCAAGCGCGTGCTGGTGAGATTGCAATGAGGATCAGAGTACGGTTTCACGGAGAGATGGGTCTTTGGCCACGATTTCGCTGCGCTGTACCACTTGTAACAAGTCTCTTTTCAAGTTCCTTCAATGTCTCCGTGTACAATTCGCGTGCATCCAGATCGGCTTCATGAGCAAGAGCTTTTCGCAGTAGGCCCACAGATTTCTTAGTCCCGTTCAAGCCGAGGGAACTAGCTGCGCCCATTCGCACTCTCTTGTTTTTATCTAGCAGTAGGCGTTCAAGCTCTCGCACAGTAGCTGCATCCACTTTTATGAGATAAAAGGCTTCGGCTGCTGTCGCACGCACATCATCATTCGCATCTCGCAGCCGTCGAGCGATTGGCGTAACCACACGGGCTAAGGTTGATTGCTTCAAATAGAGAATACTTGCTTCCCGAACATTTGGATCGGGATCATCCAGCAGAGGTATAACCGCCGTGACAAGCTGACCAAAGGACTCTGGACTGCCTCCTTCAAGGCACTCCTTGTCCTCTTCTTGACAGCTTAGCAATTGGCCAAGCGCAGCTCTTCTAATATCAGCTCTTTCATCCTTAAACGCCCCCAGATAGTCAGCTAACTTGCTAAATGGAAACCCCGATTGTGGAAAACAGAAGAGCAAGATGAGTAGGACAATTCCGATTGAGATTAAGTTAATACTTGATGAAGGTATTTGTTTCATTTTGGCAATCGTCACAAATTAGGGTCACACAAATTAGGGTCAGATCTTGTATCGTGCATCGCCATTACCAGGAGCAACTATCCTCTGCCATGGTGCAGGCATCTCACTGAGCTACTGTACGTGAAGTCGCTGAGTCCGCCAACAGGTCTCCAGGAATTTGCTGGACATCATCGACTCCGTAAGGCGAGCCGACGTTGGAGTTGGTTCGAACTGGCTCCGAGCGGCAAGTAGCAGTAAGAACTGCGTCAGGGTCTCAAATGCACATTGCAAGATCTGACCCTACTTTCTTTGCTCGAGCGGTCCTGACCACACTCTTCGAGGCACTCGACCACGGAAAGTTGACGGCCGTCACGAGTGAACTCACGCTCGCAGAAGTGTTGGTCAAACCGCTGCTGGACCACCATACCGAGCGGCAAGCCGCGTATCTCCACGCCCTACAACCATCCACCTCCTTGCAGATCGTTCCCGTCAGCCGGGACATCCTCATCGCCGCGGCGCACCTGCGGGCCAACGCGCACCTCAAGTTGCCCGACGCCATTCACGCCGCCACGGCGCAACAGACCAGCTGTGATCAGTTTCTCACCAACGATGCCCGCATTCCCGCCCTGCCAGGCCTGGTCATCCTACGGCTATCCGACCTCTAGCCCAACACGCGAGCTGATCGACACGGCGTCTCAGGCTCTTGGCAGACGGAAGGAGTTCCCTGCGCCGATGGGGGCTACACCTGCTGGGACCCGTCATTAACGCACCGAGCCTGGACCAGCCGCAGTGAAACGATGGTTGGTCTCCAAATGAGCGTGCCGACTCGAACACCTCGGCCGGTTGCCGAAGGCCAAGCAGGCGTTCTGCAGCACGATGCTGAAAACCGTGCTGCATCAAGCTATCGCACTCCGATGGATCGTGGAGCAGGATGCTTACTTCCTGAAGATTTCGGCGCACCCTTGGACGGAGATGTCGCAGGTGATTTGGAGGAACCTTTGCGGGTCGATGCCTTCGGACTCATCGCCTTCATTGCTTTGATGCGTACCGCTTCCAACTGACTCTGTAACCCACTGATGATGACGCCTTTCTCTCGATTGACTCGGCTCAGATCATCCATCTGTCCCTGGAGTTCCTGCTTCACTCTGGTCAAGTCAACCACTTGAGCCTGCAGTTGCGTTTTCTCCATCGTCAGCGTTTGAATTTCGGCACGTAATTGTTCGATCTCATCCTGCAGCGTCGGCGGCCAGTAGTCACAGCCCACCAGGCTCATCGCCACCCCCACACAGACAACTGCGCCGACAAACCGCTGCGGGTGATGAAGCATGTTGGTCTCCCCTTTCGTCATAGGTGTCTCTCGCTCACGGCCCTACGTACAGCGTCCGAGGTGGAGGGCAAATACTTTCGTAATGGCTAAAGGAGGATATTCTAGCAGATTGGACGATCGCCTACCGAAGGTGATTGACCCTGGCTATTCGTACCTAGGAGAACCCAAGCGGACCCCTCTTCAGTCCACGGGGATCGCCCAGCACTTGAAATGTCGCTCTGGATGAGCTGTGATCAGTAGGAGAAATATGGCAGAGACATGGTCCGCGAATTCACCCTACCCACGAAGCGCGCGGTGGGCAATGTCGGTTCGGAAGTGACAGCCTTCGAAGGAAATCGTATTCACGACTCGATAGGCCTCACGTTGAGCCTCGGAGAGTGTTGAGCCCAGCCCAAGCACACCAAGCACACGCCCCCCCGCTGTGATAATGTCCTTGTCCCGTAGCGCAGTGCCGGCATGAAACACAACGGAAGCCGAGGAAGCGGCAGCGGTCGCGGGAAGTCCGGCAATCACCATTCCCTGCTGATACGAACCGGGATAGCCTCCGGAGGTCATCACCACGCATACCGCAGCCTCTCGAGACCATTCGACCGGTAGTTGCTCAAGCCGATGGTCGATCACCGCGTCGATCACATCAAGTAAATCCGTCTTCAGCAAAGGCAGCACGACCTGCGTTTCGGGATCGCCCATCCGAGCATTGAACTCCAGCACATAGGGAATCCCCTTCACAATCATGAGGCCAGCATAGAGCACGCCTTGAAACGGCGAACCAATACGGGCCATGGCATCGATCATCGGCTGCAATACTTCATGGAGCACTTGATCTCTAAGGGAAGCTGTCCCAAGCGGAGCCGGACAGTAGGCCCCCATCCCGCCTGTATTCAGTCCGGCGTCTCCATTCCCCACTCGCTTATGATCTTGTGCCGGCGGCATTGGGACAATGGTCTTGCCGTCAGTAAACGCCATGATCGTCAGTTCTTCACCATCCAGAAACTGTTCGATCAAAACCTGCTTTCCGGCCAGCCCAAAGACCTCCGTCTCCATGCAATCACGAACCGCTTGTTTTGCCTGCTCGTGAGTCGTGGCAATAATGACGCCTTTCCCTTGCGCCAACCCATCCGCCTTGATGACGACCGGTACGTCATGCCGCTCAAGATAGGCCATCGCATCCGCAGCCTTTTCGAAACTCCTGGCCTGGGCGGTGCGAATCTTGGCCTGTGCCATCACATCTTTTGAAAAGATCTTGCTGGCCTCCAATCGAGCAGCCTGCTTGGTTGGGCCAAACACTCTGAGCTTGGCCTTGCGGAATTCATCAACGATTCCCAAAGCCAGTGGCACCTCAGGCCCTACGACCGTCAGGTCGATTTGTTCATGAGTGACAAACTGCTTCAGTCCTGAAAGATCGTCCGCCTTGATCGGTACGCACGTCGCCAATGAGGCAATACCTGCATTGCCGGGAGCACAATATACGATCGGTTTCCGTGGGCTCTGCGCGAGCTTCCACACCATCGCGTGCTCACGCCCTCCGCTGCCGACGACAAGCACCTTCATAATGGTTCCTTAGAATAGAGAACGGTTACCGTGGAGGATGTTCAAAACGAGTCGCCAGCAAGGCCGCAGCAAGCGAAGTGCCGAGGCGTACAGTGGTGGGTACGTTGAGGCGCTTTGCGATGCGAGAACGCCGCTGGCGGCCGTTTTCAACATCCGACTAGTGGCGGAAGTGGCGCATGCCCGTAAGAATCATCGCCATTCCATGTTCATCCGCAGCCTTGACGACTTCCGCGTCTCGAATCGATCCACCAGGTTGAATGACGGCGGTAATTCCCACTTCAGCGGCCGCATCGAGACCATCGCGGAAAGGAAAGAATGCATCCGAGGCCATCACACATCCCTTCACCGGCATTTGTGCTTTCATGGCGGCCAACTTCACGGAATCGACACGGCTCATCTGCCCGGCTCCAATCCCCACTGTCTGGCCTGGCTTCGCGTAGATGATGGCGTTCGATTTCACGTGTTTACAGACGATCCACGCAAACGCGCAGGCGGCATACTCCTCGTCCGTCGGTTTACGGAGCGTCGGCACCGTCAGTGCGCGAAGATCCGGCAAGACGCCAAGATCGCGATCCTGCACGATGAGCCCACCGACGAGTTTCTTGAGATCGAATCCTTCCTGCTTGACCTTCGCCAAGGGGCCGATATCCAACAACCGTAGATCCTTCTTGCGCTTCAACTCAGCGAGTGCATCGTCGGCAAACCCCGGAGCGATGACCACCTCAACGAATGTGGACGTAATTTCTTTTGCCGTAGCCAAATCCACAATACGGTTAAACGCCAGCACGCCTCCAAACGCCGAGACCGGATCGGTCTCGCGGGCCTTCACATAGGCCTCCACCGGTGTGGCTCCCAGTGCGACGCCGCATGGATTGTTGTGTTTAATGATGGCGACGGCAGTCTCATGATATTCCTTCACCAATTCGAGGGCAGAGTTGGCATCCAGGAAGTTGTTGTACGACATCGCCTTCCCATGCAGAATCTTCCCTCGCGACACGGATGGTTCGTGGCTGTTGAGTTCCCGGTAAAATGCGCCCTGCTGATGGGGGTTTTCGCCATAGCGGAGCGTTTCGCTCAGCTCAAACTGCAGCGACAACACTTGGGGGAACTTCACCTCTCCGCCTTTCGTCTGCTTTTCCAAGTAGCCGGCGATCAACCCATCGTAGCGCGCAGTATGTTGAAAGACCTTCATCGCCAGTTCACGACGAAGTGCCGGTGTCGCGGTATCGGCCTTCAGCGCATCCAGCACCCGGGAATAATCGGCGGGATCAACCACAACCAGCACATCGTCGTGATTCTTAGCGGCTGAGCG from Candidatus Nitrospira nitrosa includes these protein-coding regions:
- a CDS encoding type II toxin-antitoxin system VapC family toxin; amino-acid sequence: MHIARSDPTFFARAVLTTLFEALDHGKLTAVTSELTLAEVLVKPLLDHHTERQAAYLHALQPSTSLQIVPVSRDILIAAAHLRANAHLKLPDAIHAATAQQTSCDQFLTNDARIPALPGLVILRLSDL
- a CDS encoding DUF3450 domain-containing protein; its protein translation is MTKGETNMLHHPQRFVGAVVCVGVAMSLVGCDYWPPTLQDEIEQLRAEIQTLTMEKTQLQAQVVDLTRVKQELQGQMDDLSRVNREKGVIISGLQSQLEAVRIKAMKAMSPKASTRKGSSKSPATSPSKGAPKSSGSKHPAPRSIGVR
- a CDS encoding IS30 family transposase translates to MTTGVTMRVSHQTLYQWIAQDRTSGGRWYRCLRQFRRQRRKRYGSGPRTPRFTGRVSLAERPAIVARRGRFGDWEGDTVVGRGHSAAVATHVERRSRVLLAATVPRRTAAVVTQATHRLFRSLPTQLLKTLTVDNGSEWGAFQDLQRVLPLRVYFAAPYAAWERGTNENTNGLLRDYFPKHTDFSRVPPAHLANVVRSLNNRPRKCLAYRTPAEVLRARFGVALRI
- the purH gene encoding bifunctional phosphoribosylaminoimidazolecarboxamide formyltransferase/IMP cyclohydrolase, whose translation is MAGIKRALISVSDKTGVVEMAKGLEALGAQILSTGGTSKALRDAGVNVTDVAAYTGSPEILDGRVKTLHPKIHGGLLGRRSLPAHIEQMNQHGIGPIDVVIVNLYPFEATIAKPDCRFEDAIENIDIGGPSMLRSAAKNHDDVLVVVDPADYSRVLDALKADTATPALRRELAMKVFQHTARYDGLIAGYLEKQTKGGEVKFPQVLSLQFELSETLRYGENPHQQGAFYRELNSHEPSVSRGKILHGKAMSYNNFLDANSALELVKEYHETAVAIIKHNNPCGVALGATPVEAYVKARETDPVSAFGGVLAFNRIVDLATAKEITSTFVEVVIAPGFADDALAELKRKKDLRLLDIGPLAKVKQEGFDLKKLVGGLIVQDRDLGVLPDLRALTVPTLRKPTDEEYAACAFAWIVCKHVKSNAIIYAKPGQTVGIGAGQMSRVDSVKLAAMKAQMPVKGCVMASDAFFPFRDGLDAAAEVGITAVIQPGGSIRDAEVVKAADEHGMAMILTGMRHFRH
- a CDS encoding HEAT repeat domain-containing protein, which encodes MTIAKMKQIPSSSINLISIGIVLLILLFCFPQSGFPFSKLADYLGAFKDERADIRRAALGQLLSCQEEDKECLEGGSPESFGQLVTAVIPLLDDPDPNVREASILYLKQSTLARVVTPIARRLRDANDDVRATAAEAFYLIKVDAATVRELERLLLDKNKRVRMGAASSLGLNGTKKSVGLLRKALAHEADLDARELYTETLKELEKRLVTSGTAQRNRGQRPISP
- the purD gene encoding phosphoribosylamine--glycine ligase yields the protein MKVLVVGSGGREHAMVWKLAQSPRKPIVYCAPGNAGIASLATCVPIKADDLSGLKQFVTHEQIDLTVVGPEVPLALGIVDEFRKAKLRVFGPTKQAARLEASKIFSKDVMAQAKIRTAQARSFEKAADAMAYLERHDVPVVIKADGLAQGKGVIIATTHEQAKQAVRDCMETEVFGLAGKQVLIEQFLDGEELTIMAFTDGKTIVPMPPAQDHKRVGNGDAGLNTGGMGAYCPAPLGTASLRDQVLHEVLQPMIDAMARIGSPFQGVLYAGLMIVKGIPYVLEFNARMGDPETQVVLPLLKTDLLDVIDAVIDHRLEQLPVEWSREAAVCVVMTSGGYPGSYQQGMVIAGLPATAAASSASVVFHAGTALRDKDIITAGGRVLGVLGLGSTLSEAQREAYRVVNTISFEGCHFRTDIAHRALRG